One stretch of Arachis duranensis cultivar V14167 chromosome 1, aradu.V14167.gnm2.J7QH, whole genome shotgun sequence DNA includes these proteins:
- the LOC107491376 gene encoding uncharacterized protein LOC107491376, translating into MTADDAMQSDDLIQGQCYVKDRFLIVLYDSGASHSFISLTVASELGLDFSELNFDLIVHTPASQNALTSLACLLVPFTIRNRTFIHDLICLPLCGLEIILGLDWLSKYHVFLDCYERIAVIPSDSLDIKPFLSHTLYLNSVRVTLDGSDYEGYVLLAASSNDSELSLERIQVVKEFPDVFPDDIPEFPPRQEIEFSIELVLGTRPISIAPYRMSPLELEESKKQLDELLGKKFIRPSASP; encoded by the coding sequence ATGACTGCTGATGATGCTATGCAATCAGACGACCTAATCCAAGGTCAGTGTTATGTTAAAGATAGATTTCTAATTGTACTATATGACTCAGGTGCATCgcattcctttatttctttaactGTTGCTAGTGAGTTGGGACTAGATTTCTCTGAGTTGAACTTTGATCTAATTGTCCATACACCTGCATCCCAAAATGCTTTGACCAGTTTAGCATGTCTGCTAGTACCATTCACTATTAGGAACAGAACTTTTATACATGATCTAATCTGTTTGCCTCTATGtggtttagaaattattttaggattagattgGTTATCTAAGTATCATGTTTTCCTTGATTGCTATGAGAGAATTGCTGTTATTCCATCTGATAGTTTAGATATTAAACCATTTTTGTCTCATACTTTATATCTGAATTCCGTAAGAGTTACCTTAGACGGGAGTGATTATGAGGGGTACGTTCTGTTAGCGGCTAGCTCAAATGACAGTGAACTAAGTTTAGAACGAATTCAAGTGGTGAAGGAATTTCCTGATGTTTTCCCAGACGACATACCTGAGTTTCCTCCTCGGCAAGAGATAGAATTCAGCATTGAACTTGTACTTGGAACCAGACCGATTTCCATAGCACCGTACCGGATGTCACCATTGGAACTTGAAGAATCGAAGAAGCAGTTGGATGAGCTACTTGGAAAGAAATTTATTCGTCCCAGTGCATCACCTTAG